In Deferribacterota bacterium, the DNA window GTGAAGATGTTACTTATTTAGTTAATAGATTAAAAATAAAATTAGATATTATCCCACTTATAGAAAGTGCAAAGGGTGTTATAAACTCTCAAAATATAGCAGCTTCCTCAGAAAATATATCACGTTTAGCTTTTGGAGCTATTGATTATACTCTAGATATTGAAGCAATTTATTCTAAAACAGGTAAAGAGTTATTATACCCTAGAAGTAAGCTCGTTTTAAGCTCAAAAGTAGCAAATTTATTTCCACCTGTTGATACAGTATTTCCTGACCTTGAAGATGAAACATCTCTTGCTCTAGAAATAGAGGAAGCTAAAATTTTGGGGATGTTTGGTAAATTAGCAATACATCCTAAACAATTACCTATTATAAATAATAATTTTACACCTAGTGAAAAAGAAATAGAAGAAGCTAAAAAAGTAGTAGAGATATTTGAGAAAAGTGAAAAGGAAGGTACTGCTGCTATAGAAGTAGATGGAAAATTTGTTGATTATCCAGTGTATAAGAGGTCAAAAAATTTGCTTAATCTAATAAATAATTTTAATCAGGAGTAATAATTGGGAAGGCTAACTGAGGATAATATAAAAGCATTGATGAGAGAAGATGGTTTACCAGTAGGTGATTTTTATACTACTGACTCACCAAGTGGGGTAGATAAATTAGCAAATAAACTAAATTTTCCTATTGTTTTAAAAGCATTAGTTCCTATAGGAAAGAAAGGAAAGGCTGGTGCAGTTAAGTTTGCTAATAATTTAGAGGAAGCTAGAAGTAGGGCAGAAGACTTATTCTCTATGACTGTTAGAAACTACCCAGTTAATAAAATTATAATTGAAGAAAAGATAAATATAGCAAAGGAATTCTACATATCTTTTACCTATGATAAAATTAAATATTTACCTCTTTTAATAATCAGCCCTGAGGGTGGGGTAGATATTGAGGAATCAAGTGAAATATATCAGTACCATATAGATCCATTCTTAGGATTAAACCCTTTTGAGGCAAGATCTTTATGGATTAAAGCAGGACTAAAGGGGAATTTAATACAAAAACTTGGGAATATTACAACTAAATTATATCATTTTTTTACTAAATATGATGACTACCTGTTAGAATTAAATCCACTAGCCTTAACAGCAAATAATGATTTAAGAATAGTCGGAACACTTATGGGAGTGGATGATGCAGCAATGTTTAGGCATAGTAATTTATCCTCAATTGTACAAATTGGCTCTGAAAAATATTGGAGGCCTTTAACAGAAAGAGAAAAAAAATCAGTTGAAGTTAATGAGGCTGACCCTTACAGAGGTACAGCACGATATACAGAAATGGAAAATGGTGATATTGGTTTTATGTGTGGAGGAGGTGGTGCTAGCCTATTGTTATTTGATGCCTTAGTTAGCGCAGGTGGAAAGCCAGCTAACTACTCAGAATTTGGTGGTAACCCAACTGCCGAAAAACTTTATGGACTTTGTAAGATAATCCTATCGAAACCTGGAGTTAAAGGACTATTAGTTGCTCAAAATATTACAAACAATACCCAAGTGGATCTGGTTGCAGAAGGGGTTGTAAGAGCTATAAAGGATTTGGGTATTAATCCAAAAAAATTTCCTATAATTGTTAGAGAAGCAGGAGTTAACGAAAAAGTTGCAAGGGAAATTTTTGAAAAGGAAGGTATTGAATATTATGCAGATGAGATAACTTTAACTGAGGTTGCCGAAAAAATGGTAAAAAAAATGAATGAGGTATATAGAAGTGGCTATAATTCTTGATAAGAATACAAATATAGTTATACAAGGGATAACTGGCAGGGAAGCATCAATGGTAACAAGACACACCCTTAATTATGGCACTCCTATTTTAGCTGGTGTAACACCTGGTAAGGGAGGGCAAAGAGTGGAGAGTGTTAGCGTATATAATAGTCTTGAATTAGCTATCTCAAAAAATCCAGCTATAAATACTACGGCTATATATGTGCCACCTGCATTTGTTTATGATGCAGTTTTAGAAGCTATATTTAATAATATAAAAATAATTTTTATTGCTACTGAAAATGTACCTCAGAGAGACGCAATAAAATTTCTAAAACTAGCAAAAGAGAAAGGTGTTTATATTATTGGTCCAAACTCTGTTGGTATTATAAGCCCAAAATATAGAATGAAAATAGGTGCAATTGGCGGCGATAATGTTGAGAGATGTTTTGTTCCAGGTAGTGTAGGCGTTATCTCTAGAAGTGGCGGAATGACAGCAGAAACAGCTTTTATGATAAAAAGGGCTGGTTTTGGTGTTAGCTCTGCTGTAAGTATAGGTGGGGATCCTTTTATAGGTATGAAGCCACTAGATCTTATAAAGCTTTTTGGTAGTGATGATGAGACAGAGGCAATTGTTATGTTCTCAGAGCCTGGAACCAACTTCGAAGAAGAGGTTGCCGACTATTTAAAACATAATAAATATAATAAACCTATTATTGCTTTTATTGCAGGTAGATTTACAGAAAGTCTACCAGAGGATACTGTATTTGGTCATGCAGGGGCTATGATCTCTAAAGGTATAGGTAAGCCTTCTGAAAAAATAAAAAAGCTGAAAGATTGTGGGGTATATGTTGCTGATAAATTTGATGATATACAACCACTACTAAGAGATGCTTTAGGCTAAAAATAAAAAAATACAGTCAA includes these proteins:
- a CDS encoding CoA ester lyase, which produces MRLYRSFLFVPGNNEKRIRKALSSEADAIIIDLEDAVATNEKDSARDIALRLSNEPRKKPLYIRINSLKSPYFEKDIECINTSNIDGVILPKCEKGEDVTYLVNRLKIKLDIIPLIESAKGVINSQNIAASSENISRLAFGAIDYTLDIEAIYSKTGKELLYPRSKLVLSSKVANLFPPVDTVFPDLEDETSLALEIEEAKILGMFGKLAIHPKQLPIINNNFTPSEKEIEEAKKVVEIFEKSEKEGTAAIEVDGKFVDYPVYKRSKNLLNLINNFNQE
- a CDS encoding ATP-grasp domain-containing protein — its product is MGRLTEDNIKALMREDGLPVGDFYTTDSPSGVDKLANKLNFPIVLKALVPIGKKGKAGAVKFANNLEEARSRAEDLFSMTVRNYPVNKIIIEEKINIAKEFYISFTYDKIKYLPLLIISPEGGVDIEESSEIYQYHIDPFLGLNPFEARSLWIKAGLKGNLIQKLGNITTKLYHFFTKYDDYLLELNPLALTANNDLRIVGTLMGVDDAAMFRHSNLSSIVQIGSEKYWRPLTEREKKSVEVNEADPYRGTARYTEMENGDIGFMCGGGGASLLLFDALVSAGGKPANYSEFGGNPTAEKLYGLCKIILSKPGVKGLLVAQNITNNTQVDLVAEGVVRAIKDLGINPKKFPIIVREAGVNEKVAREIFEKEGIEYYADEITLTEVAEKMVKKMNEVYRSGYNS
- a CDS encoding succinate--CoA ligase subunit alpha; protein product: MAIILDKNTNIVIQGITGREASMVTRHTLNYGTPILAGVTPGKGGQRVESVSVYNSLELAISKNPAINTTAIYVPPAFVYDAVLEAIFNNIKIIFIATENVPQRDAIKFLKLAKEKGVYIIGPNSVGIISPKYRMKIGAIGGDNVERCFVPGSVGVISRSGGMTAETAFMIKRAGFGVSSAVSIGGDPFIGMKPLDLIKLFGSDDETEAIVMFSEPGTNFEEEVADYLKHNKYNKPIIAFIAGRFTESLPEDTVFGHAGAMISKGIGKPSEKIKKLKDCGVYVADKFDDIQPLLRDALG